One segment of Theobroma cacao cultivar B97-61/B2 chromosome 9, Criollo_cocoa_genome_V2, whole genome shotgun sequence DNA contains the following:
- the LOC18589988 gene encoding AT-hook motif nuclear-localized protein 28 gives MADYSGAISLSQAHTSEDDSSEHSPRSVPTLSTGASGGGGGSSKSKTPSNKIITLDHHHHHHHHHQTPSSSENTARKPRGRPPGSKNKPKPPIVITRDCDSAMKPVILEISAGSDIIDSIINFARRNHVGVSIISATGSVSNVTLRHPVSHAPALSLHGPFGLLSLCGSFIGSSTVSSSNKAPQSSSSSTSPSPSSLSSPLSCSFGVTLAGAQGQVFGGIVGGKVMAATQVIVVAATFINPALHRLPCEGDNEDRHQETKPGVHSNVGGGGGATAAAVGATESCSSAGMSMSVYGVASPSPLSCQISPDVMPWGPSSRPY, from the coding sequence ATGGCGGACTATAGCGGAGCTATATCCCTTTCGCAAGCTCATACCTCCGAAGATGACTCATCCGAGCACAGCCCTCGAAGTGTCCCAACACTCTCCACCGGTGCCTCTGGCGGAGGCGGTGGCTCTTCCAAGTCAAAAACGCCTAGCAACAAGATTATTACTCttgatcatcatcatcaccaccaccaccaccaccaaaCTCCTTCTTCATCCGAGAACACTGCTAGGAAGCCTAGAGGTAGGCCTCCAGGGTCCAAAAACAAGCCCAAACCACCAATTGTTATTACCAGAGACTGTGACTCAGCTATGAAGCCAGTGATTCTCGAGATCTCCGCTGGTTCTGATATTATTGATTCTATTATAAATTTTGCTCGTAGAAACCATGTTGGCGTTAGTATTATCAGTGCTACTGGGTCTGTGTCAAACGTCACGCTCCGCCATCCTGTTTCTCACGCTCCCGCACTCTCTCTTCATGGACCCTTTGGGCTACTCTCTTTGTGTGGCTCATTCATTGGCTCTAGTACTGTATCTTCTTCTAATAAAGCACCCCAATCATCTTCGTCATCAACGTCACCATCGCCTTCTTCTTTGTCTTCTCCTCTGTCTTGTTCTTTTGGTGTAACTCTTGCAGGGGCACAGGGGCAAGTGTTTGGAGGGATAGTAGGAGGGAAAGTAATGGCAGCAACGCAGGTGATTGTGGTGGCTGCTACTTTTATAAACCCTGCGCTTCATAGGCTGCCGTGCGAGGGTGATAATGAAGATCGTCATCAGGAAACCAAGCCTGGTGTTCATAGTAACgttggtggtggtggtggtgctACCGCTGCTGCTGTTGGTGCAACTGAGTCTTGCTCTTCTGCTGGCATGTCCATGTCTGTTTATGGCGTAGCAAGTCCTAGCCCACTCAGTTGCCAGATCTCTCCTGATGTTATGCCTTGGGGACCTTCCTCACGTCCTTACTGA